A region of Lacinutrix sp. Hel_I_90 DNA encodes the following proteins:
- a CDS encoding zincin-like metallopeptidase domain-containing protein: MKSVEKFNALNGIIQRNELQNIIDLAKSEEQNHIVNKLQNALCLFPSASELNVLIQQKEFPINKFSELNYIEYENNLEDYEIEGLGKPVSPEDIYNMITNKIIELLEKEINYEKMWQPNKSGYLYAYNFDTKKPYRSINALNLSSLYIYDPSQPLLDNPYYLTFNQITKYKGKIKKGAEGFKVVYYTKLYRYQQAEPKLEFSTYDPKKMIRWLKSKSIQISLLKQFSAEEITQQSIIPILKYYNVFNGRDIEGIDFDLDNFKLSGKIEGKEWPASEEIENAEAIIDNYPEKAPTLIIRGNDAYFRESEDIVSMPNRNNFKNAQAYYTTLFHEYIHSTGSYKRLKREFGKKFGDKKYAFEELVAEIGASFLSAEAGILHYTLRNNAAYIKSWRKSLLKRLKKDNRFIFKASTKAQAAADYILQRDKEGKAKYLKKVIKVKETKPKEGTQLALLGAKQKGLNFAVSQYTPEPYTPSTIIEKQAQAHNDFEKGVFQGAPVAALPLPISQPTIEQPKPKLVSAIDPVVSKMVKKAIDSKLPKGFTLASEKPDESDLPGLFYLPGEIGKWLGKQQRYKLMFLVHGESGAGKSELVKQLTNAFINAGFRGGFFDIEQGGLRSKDTQESLDRNIPPENLDKIAFTSEAENGLQSVKDVANAFDFVVIDSWQKLKTPMSQLDDLRAEYPETIWIVIAQETTDGKAKGGSQASFDPPVRLKAYKADNTFVNNYTEIMKNRGNQQTVGTKYNMYSKTLVNESLPDLVTEPPQNRSFTIESY; this comes from the coding sequence ATGAAATCAGTCGAAAAATTCAATGCGTTAAACGGTATAATTCAGAGAAATGAATTGCAAAATATAATTGATTTGGCAAAATCAGAGGAGCAAAATCATATTGTAAATAAATTACAAAATGCGCTTTGTTTATTTCCTTCTGCATCAGAATTAAATGTTTTAATTCAACAGAAAGAATTTCCAATAAATAAGTTTTCCGAACTAAATTATATAGAATATGAAAATAATTTAGAAGATTACGAAATTGAAGGGTTGGGTAAACCAGTATCTCCAGAAGATATTTACAACATGATTACAAATAAAATAATTGAACTTTTAGAAAAAGAGATCAATTATGAAAAGATGTGGCAACCTAATAAAAGCGGTTATTTGTATGCCTACAATTTCGACACAAAAAAGCCTTACAGATCAATAAACGCCTTAAATCTAAGCTCTTTATACATTTACGATCCTTCACAACCATTGCTAGACAACCCTTATTATCTTACTTTTAATCAAATAACCAAATATAAAGGGAAAATCAAGAAAGGAGCTGAAGGCTTTAAGGTAGTGTATTACACAAAATTATATAGGTACCAGCAAGCAGAACCAAAATTAGAGTTTTCTACTTACGATCCTAAAAAGATGATTCGTTGGTTGAAATCTAAATCAATTCAAATAAGTTTGTTAAAGCAGTTTTCTGCAGAAGAAATAACCCAACAATCAATTATACCTATTCTAAAGTATTACAATGTTTTTAATGGAAGAGATATTGAGGGTATCGATTTTGATTTAGATAATTTTAAACTATCTGGTAAAATTGAAGGAAAGGAATGGCCGGCCAGTGAAGAAATTGAAAATGCTGAAGCTATTATTGATAACTATCCAGAAAAAGCACCTACTTTGATTATTAGAGGCAACGACGCGTATTTTAGAGAGTCTGAAGATATTGTTTCCATGCCAAACCGAAATAATTTTAAAAACGCCCAGGCGTATTACACGACATTATTTCACGAATACATTCACTCTACAGGAAGTTATAAAAGACTTAAAAGAGAATTTGGTAAAAAATTTGGTGATAAAAAGTATGCTTTTGAAGAGTTGGTGGCAGAAATTGGAGCGTCATTTTTAAGCGCAGAAGCTGGAATTTTACACTATACTTTGAGAAACAACGCCGCTTACATTAAAAGTTGGAGAAAATCGCTTTTAAAACGCTTAAAAAAAGATAATCGATTCATTTTTAAAGCTTCTACAAAAGCACAAGCTGCGGCAGATTATATACTTCAACGAGACAAGGAAGGAAAAGCCAAATACTTAAAAAAGGTAATCAAAGTAAAAGAAACAAAGCCAAAAGAAGGAACGCAATTAGCACTTTTAGGAGCTAAACAAAAGGGATTAAACTTTGCTGTATCACAATACACACCAGAGCCTTATACGCCATCAACAATAATTGAAAAGCAAGCGCAGGCGCACAATGATTTTGAAAAAGGGGTTTTTCAAGGTGCGCCGGTAGCTGCTTTACCTTTACCAATATCTCAACCAACTATAGAGCAACCCAAACCAAAACTAGTTAGCGCCATTGATCCAGTAGTTTCAAAAATGGTTAAAAAAGCTATCGACAGTAAATTACCAAAAGGCTTTACCTTGGCCAGCGAAAAACCAGATGAAAGTGATTTACCAGGCCTATTCTATTTACCAGGAGAAATAGGGAAGTGGCTAGGTAAACAGCAACGTTATAAGCTAATGTTTCTGGTTCATGGTGAAAGCGGTGCAGGAAAAAGTGAACTTGTTAAACAATTAACCAACGCATTTATAAATGCAGGTTTTAGAGGTGGTTTTTTTGATATTGAGCAAGGCGGTTTGCGTAGCAAAGACACACAAGAAAGTTTAGACCGCAACATACCACCAGAAAATTTAGATAAAATTGCATTTACCAGCGAAGCCGAAAACGGTTTACAAAGCGTTAAAGATGTTGCAAATGCATTCGATTTTGTTGTTATAGACAGTTGGCAAAAGCTAAAAACGCCAATGAGCCAGTTAGACGATTTAAGAGCAGAATACCCAGAGACAATCTGGATAGTGATTGCCCAAGAAACAACAGACGGTAAGGCAAAAGGAGGTAGTCAAGCTTCGTTTGATCCACCAGTAAGATTAAAAGCATACAAGGCAGATAATACCTTTGTAAACAACTATACAGAGATTATGAAAAATAGAGGAAACCAACAAACGGTAGGTACAAAGTACAATATGTATAGCAAAACACTTGTCAATGAATCTTTACCAGATTTGGTAACCGAACCACCTCAAAATAGATCATTCACTATAGAAAGCTATTAA